AAAAAGCTTATCTAGGAAATCTGATTTATAAAAATCTAACCCGTAGACGTAGATGCACGTGTAGCTGAAGAAACATGAATTCTCTACTGACCCACTTATGAAATCAATTCTCATTTCCTTTTCATGTACAGTGTGCTCACCTGTAAGAAGAAGTGTGCTCTTGTGCTGCACAGAGCCGGACTTAGACGTGTATGTGGCCACACAGGTGAGCTCACTAATGTTGAGATTTTCTGGCAGATATACTTTATTCTCCAGCATAAAAAACCTGTCAAGCTTCTTTACAGAACTGGAGGAAAGGTTCACGGCAGGTTCCCAATGAAGAGTGGGtgctttcattttatatttggaattACAGACAGCAATCCTTTGATTGTTTTCACTGTCCTGCTTGGTTGAAACATTggtaactaaaacaaaaatgaacattaatttaGTTGACCAGTATGATATCAGTATAATACAGTGTGGTATGGTTTCACTGTTAGCtctaaattctctctctctctctctctctctctctgtgtgtgtgtgtgcgtgtgtgcgcgtgtaatGAGTTTAAGTAGTAGTTCACTGAAACACTGAGAGACATAACTAGCCtatcaatgaaaaaaaagtgcaaaagtaCATAACCTAACCTGTTATGTAAACTACaaacattttcacagctttttcaATAGTTTTACTATAAATTGTGTTTGTACTCACCGCTTACAGACACATTTAGTGCATAGCTTCCTCCTTTATATGATAAATCACAAAAGTAAAGCCCTTCATCTTCAATTGAAATCTTGGGAATGAATAGAGAAACTCCATCTGCTGTGTTTTCCAGCTTCTTTCCATCATTGCATGTGTCGTCCAGCTTGGGTGACACACCAACTCTACATTTTTTGTCCTGCAGGCTGATGTTCCAGATTATATAAATTAACTCATTCCATTTGACAGAAGTGAGATTGCCACACCGTAAAGTCACATCGCTGCCTGAAATAAAGATCTGCTCTTgagaaactgcaaaaaaaaaaaaaaaaaaaaaaaatttgattacaTATTGGAATAGAGTAAAAATTCAGTTtactcaaagtaaaaaataatatatatatatatatatatatatatatatatatatatatatatatatatatatatatatagtatatatatatatatactaaagtgttatccacatataattcaaataaaataaaatgtggatGTTAAAATAATAGGTGTgacacattttgtcattttttctcTATACACTAAACTTATCTCTCCCTGCCATGCCAGACTAGTTTTATCCTTTGCTGTGTCATTTCCTTCTACAGTATAACCCTAAAATAGCTACAACATAAACTGCAGCTCTATTCTGGCGAGAGATGTAACACAGTTGGTACTTTTCATCGATACAGTTTACAAAACAATGTCATTCTGGTAAGACTTTACAAAAAGGGttcattagttcatgttaattaacgcAATAACTAATACAAACCAACAATGAgcatttacatttgttacagtatttattcatctttgttaatattGATATGAACCAAGATTAATAATTGCTTtacaagtatttttcattgttagttcatgttaaactAATAACTGATATTAACAAATTGAACCTTATTATATAATGTCACCATTTTTAAGGCATTAGAAGCACAACCCGCCTTTTTTGCTACCATGTTAGATGGGTTTTTATCTCCACATGAAAAGCAGTTAGTTTAAAATATCTAATGTCTGTAAAATGGTGATTTTAGAAACTTCTAAAAAGTATGGCAGATAATGACTGGACAAGGTCGAGTGCTTACCTTCACTGACTATtggttaataaatatatattttattgatattgaatattttataatagtttctCTTCTTATTTTGTATCCTATACATGAAAAATGACAGTGtatttgcataaatatataaataaaagtgtatgTTGTCTGACCTGTGAAGTTTATCAAGTGCAGAATCTTTATGATGTGATCCAGTGTCTTGTTCTCCTACAGGACAGTTTAGTGGCACAGCGGGTTAGTAAACAGGTTAATGTGAGGCTCAGCACATGGAAACACAATCATTCACTCCAGTAAGATTTACAGTTAATTTCCATCACACCAAATTCAGATATTAAAGGTTTAGTAGTAGCCTCCATTACATTTATTAGTCATGTATCTTGTTAGTGTTAGTCAGAGTTGTACAGTTTTGCCCAAAGATGAGACAATGATTTGTTTTCAATTATTGTAGCACAAGATGAACGAGGCCTGATTCTGAAGAAAATAGAGTATGAACACCTGGCCTACATCAACGGCTGCCATCCCGTACCACCTTAAACAGCATTATCGTCAACACTCACATCACAGATATCATAAACTGCGCTCGTTCTACATTTACAGTTCCCTTTTCAGACACATCTGTCAGCCTCAAAAACCTCAACAACTCATCTCCCCCCTAAGAATCCCCCCAGAGAGGAAGAGCACTTCGTCATGGCATCTCCTCTCGAAATAGCAACAaacacagactgaaaaaaaaaaacacaaaaccatCACATGCCCATGAGAAAACAGGATTCTCATCCACCATAAATATCCTTGCAAGTATAAAATAGAATTTCCTCAAATAAGTGACGGTTACTAAGCCATATTTACTGCGACCACTTTCAGTACTTTGAATGACTGAATTTAAACAAAGCGAGATTTTAACCATAAAAGCAAATACACTAAAAGTACTTTTAGatctcttttaaatgttttatattccaTCAGAAATAGACAATAGCAGAAAAGTATTGATACCAGACAAAGATGATGTAAGATCAGAAAGGCCAAATCACCCCACGTACGTACCAGTGTAGTAAAGTAGACTAAAGAGTATCTTTAGAGTACTAACgagtatttaatgtaaaaaaatatgtaaactcACCTCTTGTCTGACTTCTTGCAATAAAGATACTTAGGAGGACGAGCACCGTCAATGTCCAGCTGTTCGCCATCGGCTACAGATCTTCACTCAGACGTCTCTTCTCTCACCTTTAAATGTCCTTTATCTCTATACTCACGAGTTATGCGCacgtcgatttttttttttttttttgggaaatgtCATGTATTCTTTTTCCGTACTATGAATTTAGATTTAGACTGACTTTATCCAAGTCTTGAGGAGAAAGTAACTCATGCTGATTTGTGgagtttcaaatgttttttttcacaacTGCTTATCTCTCTATCAGACTTCACCTATTCTCTCTCACTTGCCTGAGTTCTCCTCCTTTTGTTTCCTTCAGCAGTGTGACGCTGTTGTACACTCctccatttttttaaaatttcatATCTTCTCCCACATGAAAATGCTGACTTCCTGTCGTTGTTAACCACGGCTGTCATGTGAGAGCGTTTTCTTAGTGCAACACAGATTGCAGTTTGGCAGTGTGTGATGGGTCGATGCGCGATATTTGTAGGttcattttactgttttatatagCTGACAGAATGATGAGACTAATGTGACCTTATTACCAAAATCTGCAAATATGTGATTGAGGCTGTTTTGATCGTTTAAGTTCATTCTTTACTACTGTATGTTAGAAAAATGTCACGTAGGGGATCACCAGAAAGACTCATTTTCAGGACAAATGATTAGGACATTTTCACCCTGAAGGGGTTAATTTTTTTGATAATGACAGCCTGGCTTTGCATCATTTGGCTAATTATTACAGCTAcagcttaaataataaatatcaaaaatactATTGTATAGTACATTATATAGTGTAGGACTGATTTTGGTTTAAATTATTGTACTGTCATACTGTCACCTTCACTATGTCCGCCCATTGACAGACCAATGACAGTAGGCTACGACAGCTGTGTGGAGTTCTGATCATAAGTGTATTGAAATTTTTGGAACTACTTAAGCTTTTGGAAGTGTTGAAATATATGTGACCACCATGACAGGTGTGAATTGAGGTGAAAATTACCAATAGTTCTCCACTAAATTATTAATCTCTGAACATTGCTTCTTTAATATGGGCAGTTATCAATTATTAAATCTGGaataattattgtataatttgttttataattatttacatggATTAGCCCTAGAAAACCCACTGcttttccttcagaaatattgtCAGTCATTCGTTTTATGTGGATATATGCATATATTGATTCATTCATGATGATTAAGAGGAGGGCAACAGCTGTTTCATTACCGATTTGAACATTTTGTGCTAGACTCGCACGAAAGGGGGTGAAAAGCGATAATCATATGCAAATGTCAGAGACAGAAGAAAGACGGTTTTAGATTATTTAACAGATTGCAGGAAGTAAAAATAGctcaattgaaaaacaaaaacaatcagctTAGCAATGACAGTATTAAACATGGTTTTATGTGCATTTGTGTCTTTCACCCTTCCTTGATCTTTTTGAggttttatgtttctgaaaaaaatttgTACAGAAGTCATCCAAGTCAGCCATTTTTACAACTTTATCGTTTTTAGATGTATAAGCACCAACAGCACCTATTTGTTGCAAGAGACATTAAAATAGTGCCAACATTGAAATGTCCAGTTTACTTTGCATAAATTTCCTTTGATTTCTCAATAAAGAATTCAGTACTCAAGAGACCAATGTCAAAAATCACGAAAACAATCAAAAAGCTAATGTAAAtctattaaaggcatagttcgcCCCCCAAAAAATTTATTGGGTCTTCATTACTCACACTCACATTGCTCCAAACTTGTTAGACTTTATTTATCATGTGGAATACAAGAGAAGATATTTATGCAGTTTATGCCCAAGCAATTACagacaatggggtccaaaacaacactggaataaaatatgtaaattatttccagaaatattttcaaatctcaacactaaaatattaatatactgtgGATCAAATAAAGAGAGTGTGGTACTTTACTAATTTTAGTATTCTTTATACTGTATCTCGGCAGATTTAGCCCATTCTCAAGTTAAggtgtattattatttaactgaATATAAGTTGCTGGACAATTCTTGCATGCTAGATGAGGTTAGGAAAAAGAGCACAGTCAGTTCATTCCTGTGCAGATGTGCATTGTTCAGACAGATGCAGTCACACAGGATGTGGTTAGCCATGCCCCCCTCCAATCACATAGATATTAGCCGATGTCAGATCAAATGTGTGTTTGCGTGGTAAGATGTCTTATGAAATGCTACAGATTAGAAAAAGCATACTCTCTTTGCAATCTGCAACGCAATCACAAATGACCTTTTTCTGCTGACATAGAACAAAACCTTCAccttcctctcacacaaacaccagTTCTTGACAGTTCTTTGTTTACCTCTCCGCTGACTTTACGACATCAACTCTACAAAGAGCTTGAATCAAACAGCTTAAAGATGATTTGATCTCGTGAGGCCAGTACGTCTTATGcttacacaattaaaaaaattctgcttGTTATTAGTGAGGTTATTATTAGCTTGAGAATGAGTAGGCAGCAGCTGGCTGAGGAAGTTCAAATGGGAAtcatttaaaaggaaaataatgtGTGACCAACAGGCCACTTTATTGTGGTTTTCTGCATCTCAGATATGAACCAAGTACTGTGGTCTTCTAGAGGCTTCTGTGCGGTTGTTTTTAGTTTGAAGTTGGTTTTGATTGCCACACAAGATATAATGGAAAATTGCATGCATAATAAAAACGCATAACGGAAACAGTGATCAGTTACTAAAAGAACCATTTCTTATGACTTTTCACACAGCGCCTAAGCCTAAGGTTATAGTCGTTCTAAAGCCCTTTTTATAAAGAGGATAGCTCCagttcttgattctgattggttgagctgtGTTCAAAGTCattataaattaaagctgcaagcagcgatgaatgggCCTCGCACCCGGGGTCCCCACCAGCGAGTG
The sequence above is a segment of the Carassius auratus strain Wakin unplaced genomic scaffold, ASM336829v1 scaf_tig00017921, whole genome shotgun sequence genome. Coding sequences within it:
- the LOC113075887 gene encoding uncharacterized protein LOC113075887, which encodes MANSWTLTVLVLLSIFIARSQTRVSQEQIFISGSDVTLRCGNLTSVKWNELIYIIWNISLQDKKCRVGVSPKLDDTCNDGKKLENTADGVSLFIPKISIEDEGLYFCDLSYKGGSYALNVSVSVTNVSTKQDSENNQRIAVCNSKYKMKAPTLHWEPAVNLSSSSVKKLDRFFMLENKVYLPENLNISELTCVATYTSKSGSVQHKSTLLLTGEHTVHEKEMRIDFISGSVENSCFFSYTCIYVYG